Proteins found in one Hippopotamus amphibius kiboko isolate mHipAmp2 chromosome 12, mHipAmp2.hap2, whole genome shotgun sequence genomic segment:
- the LOC130833949 gene encoding signal-regulatory protein beta-1-like, whose product MHVPASSSHLLLPSLLLGLTAVAGEVELQVIQPERSVSFAAGETATLRCTVTSLLPVGPVEWFRGTGPGRELIYSLRGGPFSQVTTVSDSMRRNNTDFSIHISNITPADAGVYYCVKFKKGEPNDVEVKSGPGTWLFVRAKPSLPEISGPSNRASPGQIVNLTCTSTGFFPKNIHLKWFENGVELKAHQTLIVPPADASSYTIISTTLVTLALSSLHSQVTCQVDHSELQSPLSGHVNISKFLQAVPTVNMSVHHIPSLQVAILTCHVQRFYPEGIQITWQGRKECFNTHEAFSPTKNPDGTFSQDNHILVSTSEDKRLFTCQVWREAQTLVQTSMQLSELTEQQASLAFSTPNRVASASTSPSQPPVLGALGMSCLFLPKDE is encoded by the exons ATGCATGTCCCTGCCTCCTCGTCCCACCTGCTTCTGCCATCCTTGCTGCTGGGACTCACAG CAGTGGCAGGTGAGGTGGAGCTGCAGGTGATTCAGCCTGAGAGATCAGTGTCATTTGCAGCAGGAGAGACGGCCACTCTGCGCTGCACCGTGACCTCCCTGCTCCCCGTGGGGCCGGTCGAGTGGTTCAGGGGAACTGGGCCAGGCCGAGAGTTAATCTACAGTCTCAGAGGAGGCCCCTTCTCCCAAGTAACAACTGTTTCAGACTCCATGAGGAGAAACAACACGGACTTTTCCATCCACATCAGTAACATCACCCCAGCAGATGCTGGTGTCTACTACTGTGTGAAGTTCAAGAAAGGAGAACCTAACGACGTGGAGGTGAAGTCTGGACCAGGCACCTGGCTCTTTGTGCGTG CTAAGCCCTCTCTTCCAGAGATTTCTGGCCCCTCCAACAGGGCGAGCCCAGGCCAGATAGTGAATCTCACCTGCACATCAACTGGCTTCTTTCCCAAAAACATACATCTCAAATGGTTTGAAAATGGTGTGGAGCTTAAAGCCCATCAGACCCTCATCGTTCCGCCTGCAGATGCTTCCTCCTACACCATCATCAGCACCACCCTGGTGACCCTGGCCTTGTCCTCACTCCACTCCCAGGTCACCTGCCAAGTGGATCACAGTGAACTGCAGAGTCCCCTCAGTGGGCATGTGAACATCTCCAAATTCCTTCAAG CTGTTCCCACAGTGAATATGTCGGTGCACCACATTCCAAGCCTCCAGGTGGCCATCCTCACCTGTCATGTGCAAAGGTTTTACCCTGAAGGCATACAAATCACATGGCAGGGGAGGAAAGAATGCTTCAATACCCATGAGGCTTTCAGCCCCACCAAGAACCCAGATGGCACATTCAGCCAAGACAATCATATCCTGGTCAGCACCTCAGAGGACAAAAGGCTGTTCACCTGCCAGGTGTGGCGTGAGGCCCAGACACTGGTCCAGACCAGCATGCAGCTGAGTGAGCTTACAGAACAGCAGGCGAGTTTGG CATTTTCTACTCCCAATAGAGTGGCTTCAGCTTCAACATCTCCATCCCAGCCTCCAGTGCTGGGAGCCTTGGGGATGTCTTGCCTCTTTCTCCCCAAGGATGAGTAA